A region of Anticarsia gemmatalis isolate Benzon Research Colony breed Stoneville strain chromosome 10, ilAntGemm2 primary, whole genome shotgun sequence DNA encodes the following proteins:
- the S6kII gene encoding ribosomal protein S6 kinase II isoform X2, whose protein sequence is MGTTVQSAKSLPIVVENSAESRQASTAESLDTASDISDEREVEIQDVVKEGHDKADPSQFELLKVLGEGSFGKVFLVRKVVGADAGTLYAMKVLKKATLKVRDRERTKMERNILVEMGHPFIVKLHYAFQTAGKLYLILDFLRGGDLFSRLSKEVMFTEEDVKFYLAELALALEHVHKLGIIYRDLKPENILLDADGHIALTDFGLSKLPPSSDKAYSFCGTVEYMAPEVVNRKGHTFAADWWSFGVLMFEMLTGNLPFHGSTRHETMTQILKAKLGMPSNLSEEAQSLLRALFKRNPQNRLGAGPNGIEDIKKHEFFASIEWDALYRKEVVPPFRPAVSRADDAFYFDSEFTCRTPRDSPGVPASANAHELFRGFSFVAPCLLDDDNNKTVTNQTQNHVVQNNKTSTEEFWAGFVNRNNFFDEYRLMGELGTGSFSVVRLCEHKTSRVQFAVKIMDKLQYDPREEIEILLRYSQHPHIITLRGVYEEGGRILAVTELCRGGELLEHITQRRYLPEHEAAPMLRNVLHAVHYLHRHTVVHRDIKPSNILFATAEKRPEDIRLVDFGLAKQLRAENGLLMTPCYTANFVAPEVLKRAGYDAACDIWSLGVLAYIMLSGRTPFASTGDDTPEAILARIESGKVELSSGVWRGVSAGARGCVRRMLQLEPALRPRAADLVREAWLCEPSAPPAQPAPPHDDTPPAADLRRAVDLTFQALTSSPLTPQVLGPVSQSTLAQRRSKPQRRFPPTQL, encoded by the exons ATG GGAACAACTGTCCAATCAGCAAAAAGTCTTCCAATAGTGGTTGAGAACTCAGCAGAGTCTCGCCAAGCATCTACAGCTGAGAGCCTCGACACTGCCAGTGATATCAGCGATGAAAGGGAAGTGGAAATACAAGATGTTGTTAAAGAAGGGCATGACAAAGCAGATCCATCTCAGTTTGAATTGCTCAAAGTACTTGGTGAAGGTTCCTttggaaaagtatttttagtgaGAAAAGTTGTTGGTGCTGATGCTGGCACTCTTTATGCCATGAAG GTACTTAAAAAAGCAACATTAAAAGTAAGAGACAGAGAACGTACAAAAATGGAGAGAAATATTCTAGTTGAAATGGGCCATccatttattgttaaattacattATGCATTTCAAACTGCCGgtaaattatacttaatattgGACTTTCTTCGTGGTGGTGATTTGTTTTCCAGACTTAGTAAAGAG GTGATGTTTACTGAAGAAGATGTAAAATTTTACCTAGCTGAACTAGCATTAGCATTAGAACATGTACACAAGCTTGGAATAATATACAGGGACCTCAAACcagagaatattttattagatgcCGATGGCCATATTGCATTGACTGATTTTGGTTTGTCTAAGCTACCTCCTAGTAGTGATAAAGCTTACAGTTTCTGTGGTACTGTTGAATATATGGCACCAGAAGTTGTTAACAGGAAAGGACATACATTTGCAGCTGATTGGTGGTCTTTTGGAGTGCTTATG TTTGAAATGCTTACTGGAAACCTGCCCTTCCATGGTTCAACAAGACACGAAACCATGACAcaaatattaaaagcaaaacttGGTATGCCATCAAATCTTAGTGAAGAGGCTCAGTCATTACTTAGAGCATTATTTAAAAGGAATCCGCAGAATCG ATTGGGGGCTGGACCGAACGGCATCGAGGATATAAAGAAACATGAGTTCTTTGCGAGCATAGAATGGGATGCGCTATATAGAAAAGAG GTGGTTCCTCCATTCCGGCCGGCTGTTTCGAGAGCTGACGACGCGTTCTACTTCGACTCGGAGTTTACATGTCGCACGCCTCGCGACTCACCGGGGGTGCCTGCTTCAGCTAATGCACATGAGCTGTTTCG CGGTTTTAGCTTTGTAGCGCCGTGTTTACTCGACGATGACAATAACAAAACGGTTACTAATCAAACTCAAAATCATGTGGTGCAGAACAATAAAACATCGACTGAAGAATTCTGGGCTGGTTTcgttaatagaaataatttcttCGATGAatacag ATTAATGGGTGAACTGGGAACTGGTTCTTTTTCGGTAGTACGCCTCTGTGAACACAAAACCTCAAGAGTGCAGTTTGCTGTTAAAATTATGGACAAATTGCAGTACGATCCTCGTGAAGAAATAGAAATACTACTCAG atacAGCCAACATCCTCACATAATAACACTCCGTGGGGTTTACGAGGAAGGAGGTCGTATACTCGCTGTAACCGAGTTATGCCGTGGCGGAGAGTTGCTCGAGCACATCACTCAACGTCGCTACTTGCCTGAACACGAAGCTGCTCCCATGCTGAGGAATGTCCTCCACGCGGTACATTATTTACACAGACATACCGTCGTACACAG aGACATAAAGccgtcaaatattttattcgcgACGGCTGAGAAAAGACCTGAGGATATTCGTCTTGTAGACTTTGGTTTGGCGAAACAGTTGCGCGCTGAGAACGGCCTACTGATGACTCCTTGTTACACCGCCAACTTTGTGGCTCCCGAGGTTCTTAAGCGAGCGGGCTACGACGCCGCTTGTGATATTTGGAGCTTAG GTGTGCTCGCCTACATAATGCTATCTGGTAGAACTCCGTTTGCATCGACCGGAGACGATACTCCAGAAGCCATTTTGGCACGGATTGAGTCTGGAAAG GTGGAGCTGTCGAGCGGCGTGTGGCGCGGCGTGTCGGCGGGCGCGCGCGGCTGCGTGCGGCGCATGCTGCAGCTGGAGCCGGCGCTGCGGCCGCGCGCCGCCGACCTCGTGCGCGAGGCGTGGCTGTGCGAGCcctccgcgccgcccgcgcagCCTGCCCCGCCGCATGATGACACGCCGCCCGCTGCTGACTTGCGCCGGGCTGTCGACCTCACCTTCCAG GCTTTGACATCGTCCCCGTTGACTCCGCAAGTGTTGGGTCCGGTGTCGCAGTCGACCCTCGCACAACGTCGCAGTAAACCTCAGCGCCGCTTCCCACCGACACAGCTCTAA
- the LOC142975826 gene encoding solute carrier family 22 member 3-like, with protein sequence MLMSLLKIPIAWFQLNIIFMAPPQDFWCEKPPMFTKLTDQEWRKICSPRVQEFPCLIFDPDIILFDPTFDKTLVPLVPCPKFVYDTSMFKRTITSEWDLVCSKRWRTHLCQCVMMWGILVGGVIFGVLADKYGRRIPLMCALFMQGVTSLLASVIPWFWVFLTDWFILALANGGISVVSFVLCMEVVSGKWRTIIPVLYQLPFGLGNAIMAGLAYWLRDWRKLGIALSMLSSLYIFYWFWIPESPKWLIATGQTEKALEILQEAAIMNGRPISRRYIRILKNNYLIGHSKKPPGFIAFIKSKNLRTKTILLAINWFCTGLSFYTFAQYLGSIGGNVFVSVGMTGVISALGGLTCVFVLARVGRKTAVGIYQLITSSCFILILLIPRDPESDWLRLLFAGIGFGGMAGTIPALYLFTGELFPTLGRNVGVSGVTTFARIASMIAPAVVTLESVMVDLPLIIVAIISLCQILLVLPLPETKDVPLPETLEEAEHI encoded by the exons ATGCTAATGAGTCTTTTGAAAATACCAATTGCATGGTTTCaattgaacataatatttatggCTCCACCTCAAGATTTTTGGTGTGAAAAACCGCCAATGTTTACTAAACTCACAGATCAAGAATGGAGAAAAATCTGTTCACCT AGAGTGCAAGAATTCCCATGCTTAATATTTGATCCAGATATAATACTCTTTGATCCAACATTCGATAAGACATTGGTACCTTTAGTGCCTTGCCCGAAATTTGTTTACGATACTAGCATGTTCAAGCGTACCATAACTTCGGAATGGGATTTAGTTTGCTCCAAGCGCTGGCGTACTCAC ctCTGCCAATGCGTAATGATGTGGGGCATACTGGTTGGAGGAGTAATCTTCGGAGTTCTAGCAGATAAATATGGACGACGGATACCGCTAATGTGTGCGCTATTTATGCAGGGTGTTACTAGCTTACTCGCTAGCGTAATACCGTGGTTTTGGGTGTTTTTAACTGATTGGTTTATTCTAGCATTGGCTAATGGTGGAATCAGTGTGGTTTCTTTTGTGCTCTGTATGGag GTCGTGAGTGGCAAGTGGCGAACAATAATTCCAGTGTTATATCAACTTCCTTTCGGTCTTGGCAATGCTATAATGGCTGGACTTGCCTATTGGCTAAGAGACTGGAGAAAGCTTGGAATCGCTCTGTCTATGCTTTCTTCTTTGTACATCTTTTATTGGTTTTGGATACCAGAGTCGCCTAAGTGGCTTATTGCAACTGGGCAGACTGAGAAAGCCTtag AAATACTTCAAGAAGCAGCTATAATGAACGGTAGACCAATTAGTCGGAGATACATACGaatactgaaaaataattacctaaTCGGTCATAGTAAAAAACCTCCTGGATTTATAGCATTTATTAAATCCAAAAATTTGAGAACGAAAACCATTTTGCTAGCCATTAACTG GTTCTGCACGGGTCTATCATTCTACACGTTTGCCCAATATTTGGGTTCAATCGGAGGAAATGTTTTCGTGTCTGTTGGTATGACTGGAGTAATTTCAGCACTTGGTGGTTTAACATGTGTATTTGTTCTTGCTAGAGTTGGAAGAAAAACTGCTGTAGGAATATATCAATTGATCACAAGCTCTTGCTTTATACTCATACTATTGATACCCAGGGACCCTGAAAGCGACTGGCTGAGACTATTGTTCGCTGGAATAGGTTTTGGAGGAATGGCG GGCACTATACCAGCGCTATACTTATTCACGGGAGAACTGTTTCCAACACTAGGCAGAAACGTTGGCGTCAGTGGTGTGACCACGTTTGCTCGCATCGCTTCCATGATCGCGCCGGCTGTCGTCACCTTGGAGTCGGTAATGGTGGATTTGCCCCTGATCATCGTGGCTATCATATCCCTTTGtcaaattttattagtattaccGTTACCTGAAACCAAAGACGTCCCATTGCCCGAGACTTTAGAGGAGGCGGAACACATATAA
- the Burs gene encoding cuticle-tanning hormone bursicon, which produces MSRFEVVILSFVFMSACQIQEKPVKAQSVEVPMSPGQECQMTPVIHVLKHPGCIPKAIPSFACIGKCSSYVQVSGSKIWQMERTCNCCQESGEREATVVLLCPKAKSEDKKLRRITTKAPLECMCRPCGSIEESAIVPQEVAGYAEEGPLYNHFRKTL; this is translated from the exons ATGTCTCGTTTTGAAGTTGTTATTTTGAGCTTCGTGTTTATGTCTGCTTGCCAAATACAAGAGAAACCAGTGAAGGCTCAATCGGTGGAAGTGCCTATGTCCCCAG GTCAAGAATGCCAGATGACACCAGTTATTCACGTCTTAAAACACCCCGGATGCATACCTAAAGCTATACCTTCATTTGCATGCATCGGAAAATGTAGCAGTTATGTCCAG GTATCTGGCAGCAAAATCTGGCAAATGGAACGTACGTGCAATTGCTGTCAGGAGTCTGGAGAACGGGAGGCTACAGTGGTTCTCCTTTGTCCGAAAGCTAAAAGCGAGGATAAGAAATTGAGAAGG ATTACTACCAAAGCACCACTGGAATGCATGTGTCGGCCATGTGGCAGTATCGAAGAAAGTGCGATTGTACCTCAAGAAGTCGCTGGGTATGCTGAAGAAGGACCTCTATACAATCACTTCAGAAAAACCttgtaa
- the Pburs gene encoding bursicon subunit partner of burs, with the protein MSFSTSKIFTIYIIELLVVCIYFCAAEETCETVPTEIHVTKEEYDDMGRLVRSCSGEVSVNKCEGMCSSQVRPSISAPTGFSKECFCCRENFLRERLVTLTHCYDPDGVRLEDEDGAIMEVRLREPDDCKCYKCGDFSR; encoded by the exons ATGTCATTCTCaacttctaaaatatttactatttatattattgaattactTGTAGTATGTATTTACTTCTGTGCTGCAGAAGAAACATGTGAGACTGTGCCAACTGAAATACATGTTACAAAAG aGGAATATGACGACATGGGTAGACTAGTAAGATCTTGCAGCGGAGAAGTTAGTGTCAATAAATGTGAGGGAATGTGCAGTAGTCAAGTGCGACCATCGATTTCGGCACCCACAGGATTTTCAAAG GAATGTTTCTGCTGCCGCGAAAATTTTTTGCGTGAGCGTTTAGTTACGCTGACCCATTGCTATGATCCTGATGGTGTGAGGCTTGAAGACGAAGATGGTGCTATCATGGAAGTTCGCCTTCGTGAACCCGATGACTGCAAATGCTATAAGTGCGGAGATTTCAGCCGCTAG
- the LOC142975827 gene encoding CAAX prenyl protease 1 homolog — protein sequence MKFDEDVIVSLILIFSWVEYLWELYLSLRQLKIYKTNNTIPDDLKEMLNEESFKKARLYGIDKTQFKIVKEFYNIALTSVILYNRWIYVAWFKSENIGAALNISPDREIIISCLFMTFVTFFNFVIIMPFTIYGTFVLEQKHGFNKQTIGFFIKDQIKSLVLSLVITLPIISIAIYIIMLGGNMFVVWLWMFTTVATLILLTLYPTVIAPLFDKFVPLPDGSLRKGIENLASKLHFPLSQIYIVEGSKRSAHSNAYFSGLFGAKRIVLFDTLLEKFDEEKKVTTGCTESEILGVLAHELGHWKCSHIYKSIALTEVNLLLLFTAFGLLFKYSMLYTSLGFPAGQEPIIIGLIVVLQMILAPYNSILSYFATALSRKFEFVADNFALSLSYPNELRSALIKLGKDNLDYPIYDKLYSAWYHSHPTLLHRIENIKNQMASEKQD from the exons ATGAAGTTCGACGAAGATGTGATCGTGTCCCTGATATTAATATTCTCATGGGTGGAATATTTATGGGAATTATATCTGTCTTTGCGGCAG ttaaaaatatacaaaacaaacaacaccATCCCAGATGACTTGAAGGAAATGTTAAATGAAGAATCATTTAAAAAGGCACGGCTCTACGGGAttgataaaacacaatttaaaattgtGAAGGAGTTCTACAATATAGCATTAACTTCTGTCATTTTGTATAATCGTTGGATATATGTGGCCTGGTTCAAATCAGAAAATATAGGAGCAGCATTGAATATCTCACCAGATAGAGAGATTATAATAAGTTGCTTATTCATGACTTTTGTGACATTCttcaattttgtaattattatgccATTTACAATTTACGGTACATTTGTGTTGGAACAGAAACACGGGTTCAACAAACAGACCATTGGATTCTTTATTAAAGATCAGATAAAGTCCTTAGTGCTCAGTCTAGTTATCACTCTTCCTATTATTTCTATagctatttacattattatgctTGGAGGAAATATGTTTGTTGTTTGGTTATGGATGTTCACAACTGTGGCAACACTTATTCTGTTGACACTATACCCGACAGTCATTGCTCCACTATTTGATAAGTTTGTACCACTACCTGATGGCTCTCTAAGGAAAGGAATAGAAAACTTAGCATCGAAGTTACATTTTCCCCTATCTCAGATTTATATTGTAGAGGGTTCTAAAAGGTCTGCCCACAGTAATGCTTACTTTAGTGGCTTATTTGGTGCAAAACGAATTGTCTTGTTTGACACCTTATTAGAAAAGTTTGATGAAGAGAAGAAAGTTACCACTGGATGCACAGAAAGTGAAATATTGGGTGTTCTCGCTCATGAACTTGGACACTGGAAATGTAGCCATATCTACAAATCTATTGCTTTAACTGAAGTGAATTTGCTTCTTCTGTTTACTGCATTTGGATTGCTGTTTAAGTATTCCATGTTGTATACTTCACTTGGATTCCCTGCTGGTCAGGAACCAATAATCATTGGTCTGATTGTTGTACTGCAGATGATACTGGCACcatataattcaattttatccTACTTTGCCACAGCACTGTCTAGGAAATTTGAATTTGTAGCTGACAACTTTGCCCTTTCCTTGTCATATCCCAACGAATTAAGATCTGCCCTCATAAAACTAGGAAAAGACAATTTGGACTACCCAATTTATGACAAGTTGTATTCAGCTTGGTACCATTCCCACCCCACTTTATTACATAGAATCGAAAATATCAAAAACCAAATGGCAAGTGAAAAACAAGATTAA
- the S6kII gene encoding ribosomal protein S6 kinase II isoform X1 — protein MPLANTSDPWRMQNVGDNSGTTVQSAKSLPIVVENSAESRQASTAESLDTASDISDEREVEIQDVVKEGHDKADPSQFELLKVLGEGSFGKVFLVRKVVGADAGTLYAMKVLKKATLKVRDRERTKMERNILVEMGHPFIVKLHYAFQTAGKLYLILDFLRGGDLFSRLSKEVMFTEEDVKFYLAELALALEHVHKLGIIYRDLKPENILLDADGHIALTDFGLSKLPPSSDKAYSFCGTVEYMAPEVVNRKGHTFAADWWSFGVLMFEMLTGNLPFHGSTRHETMTQILKAKLGMPSNLSEEAQSLLRALFKRNPQNRLGAGPNGIEDIKKHEFFASIEWDALYRKEVVPPFRPAVSRADDAFYFDSEFTCRTPRDSPGVPASANAHELFRGFSFVAPCLLDDDNNKTVTNQTQNHVVQNNKTSTEEFWAGFVNRNNFFDEYRLMGELGTGSFSVVRLCEHKTSRVQFAVKIMDKLQYDPREEIEILLRYSQHPHIITLRGVYEEGGRILAVTELCRGGELLEHITQRRYLPEHEAAPMLRNVLHAVHYLHRHTVVHRDIKPSNILFATAEKRPEDIRLVDFGLAKQLRAENGLLMTPCYTANFVAPEVLKRAGYDAACDIWSLGVLAYIMLSGRTPFASTGDDTPEAILARIESGKVELSSGVWRGVSAGARGCVRRMLQLEPALRPRAADLVREAWLCEPSAPPAQPAPPHDDTPPAADLRRAVDLTFQALTSSPLTPQVLGPVSQSTLAQRRSKPQRRFPPTQL, from the exons ATGCCTTTGGCTAACACATCAGATCCTTGGCGAATGCAGAATGTTGGAGACAACtcg GGAACAACTGTCCAATCAGCAAAAAGTCTTCCAATAGTGGTTGAGAACTCAGCAGAGTCTCGCCAAGCATCTACAGCTGAGAGCCTCGACACTGCCAGTGATATCAGCGATGAAAGGGAAGTGGAAATACAAGATGTTGTTAAAGAAGGGCATGACAAAGCAGATCCATCTCAGTTTGAATTGCTCAAAGTACTTGGTGAAGGTTCCTttggaaaagtatttttagtgaGAAAAGTTGTTGGTGCTGATGCTGGCACTCTTTATGCCATGAAG GTACTTAAAAAAGCAACATTAAAAGTAAGAGACAGAGAACGTACAAAAATGGAGAGAAATATTCTAGTTGAAATGGGCCATccatttattgttaaattacattATGCATTTCAAACTGCCGgtaaattatacttaatattgGACTTTCTTCGTGGTGGTGATTTGTTTTCCAGACTTAGTAAAGAG GTGATGTTTACTGAAGAAGATGTAAAATTTTACCTAGCTGAACTAGCATTAGCATTAGAACATGTACACAAGCTTGGAATAATATACAGGGACCTCAAACcagagaatattttattagatgcCGATGGCCATATTGCATTGACTGATTTTGGTTTGTCTAAGCTACCTCCTAGTAGTGATAAAGCTTACAGTTTCTGTGGTACTGTTGAATATATGGCACCAGAAGTTGTTAACAGGAAAGGACATACATTTGCAGCTGATTGGTGGTCTTTTGGAGTGCTTATG TTTGAAATGCTTACTGGAAACCTGCCCTTCCATGGTTCAACAAGACACGAAACCATGACAcaaatattaaaagcaaaacttGGTATGCCATCAAATCTTAGTGAAGAGGCTCAGTCATTACTTAGAGCATTATTTAAAAGGAATCCGCAGAATCG ATTGGGGGCTGGACCGAACGGCATCGAGGATATAAAGAAACATGAGTTCTTTGCGAGCATAGAATGGGATGCGCTATATAGAAAAGAG GTGGTTCCTCCATTCCGGCCGGCTGTTTCGAGAGCTGACGACGCGTTCTACTTCGACTCGGAGTTTACATGTCGCACGCCTCGCGACTCACCGGGGGTGCCTGCTTCAGCTAATGCACATGAGCTGTTTCG CGGTTTTAGCTTTGTAGCGCCGTGTTTACTCGACGATGACAATAACAAAACGGTTACTAATCAAACTCAAAATCATGTGGTGCAGAACAATAAAACATCGACTGAAGAATTCTGGGCTGGTTTcgttaatagaaataatttcttCGATGAatacag ATTAATGGGTGAACTGGGAACTGGTTCTTTTTCGGTAGTACGCCTCTGTGAACACAAAACCTCAAGAGTGCAGTTTGCTGTTAAAATTATGGACAAATTGCAGTACGATCCTCGTGAAGAAATAGAAATACTACTCAG atacAGCCAACATCCTCACATAATAACACTCCGTGGGGTTTACGAGGAAGGAGGTCGTATACTCGCTGTAACCGAGTTATGCCGTGGCGGAGAGTTGCTCGAGCACATCACTCAACGTCGCTACTTGCCTGAACACGAAGCTGCTCCCATGCTGAGGAATGTCCTCCACGCGGTACATTATTTACACAGACATACCGTCGTACACAG aGACATAAAGccgtcaaatattttattcgcgACGGCTGAGAAAAGACCTGAGGATATTCGTCTTGTAGACTTTGGTTTGGCGAAACAGTTGCGCGCTGAGAACGGCCTACTGATGACTCCTTGTTACACCGCCAACTTTGTGGCTCCCGAGGTTCTTAAGCGAGCGGGCTACGACGCCGCTTGTGATATTTGGAGCTTAG GTGTGCTCGCCTACATAATGCTATCTGGTAGAACTCCGTTTGCATCGACCGGAGACGATACTCCAGAAGCCATTTTGGCACGGATTGAGTCTGGAAAG GTGGAGCTGTCGAGCGGCGTGTGGCGCGGCGTGTCGGCGGGCGCGCGCGGCTGCGTGCGGCGCATGCTGCAGCTGGAGCCGGCGCTGCGGCCGCGCGCCGCCGACCTCGTGCGCGAGGCGTGGCTGTGCGAGCcctccgcgccgcccgcgcagCCTGCCCCGCCGCATGATGACACGCCGCCCGCTGCTGACTTGCGCCGGGCTGTCGACCTCACCTTCCAG GCTTTGACATCGTCCCCGTTGACTCCGCAAGTGTTGGGTCCGGTGTCGCAGTCGACCCTCGCACAACGTCGCAGTAAACCTCAGCGCCGCTTCCCACCGACACAGCTCTAA
- the AIMP1 gene encoding aaRS-interacting multifunctional protein 1: MISCIIKRTMSQNTISKILNNAETAEKRLAELKGKLQELKTIKIEEKIKELTEENKVLESKIESAKAELIRLETANGKKQYPIPGKGSPVTAVQDSEKKNAVTPASQDSAKKVKESKKKEKPAEPAVDATIDVRKLDLRIGKIVDVNKHPDADSLYVEKVDCGEDEARTVVSGLVKYVPIEELRDRMVMVLCNLKPVKMRGVTSEAMVMCASTPEKVEVLIPPNGAVAGDLVHCEGYPREPEPVLNPKKKIFETCAPDLLTNNDKVACYKGSPLVVQGKGPVVAATLKGVSVK; encoded by the exons ATGATATCTTGTATAATAAAGAGAACGATGTCTCAAAATACAATTAGTAAGATATTGAATAATGCGGAAACAGCGGAAAAAAGGTTAGCCGAATTAAAAGGCAAG TTACAAGaacttaaaactataaaaatcgAAGAAAAGATTAAAGAACTGACTGAAGAGAACAAGGTTCTTGAATCTAAAATCGAATCTGCCAAGGCAGAATTAATTAGGTTGGAAACAGCAAATGGTAAAAAGCAGTATCCCATACCAGGCAAAGGCAGTCCTGTTACTGCAGTCCAAGACTCTGAGAAAAAGAATGCTGTCACTCCAGCATCCCAGGACTCAGCCAAGAAGGTTAAAGAGTCTAAGAAAAAAGAAAAGCCAGCTGAACCTGCAGTTGATGCAACCATAGATGTTAGAAAATTGGATTTGAGAATTGGGAAAATAGTTGATGTGAATAAGCACCCTGATGCTGACTCTCTATATGTAGAAAAAGTAGACTGTGGTGAAGATGAAGCTCGCACTGTAGTCTCTGGTCTTGTAAAATATGTACCAATTGAAGAGTTGAGAGATAGAATGGTTATGGTCCTCTGCAATCTGAAACCTGTTAAG ATGAGGGGAGTAACCTCAGAGGCTATGGTTATGTGTGCTTCAACTCCTGAAAAAGTTGAAGTACTAATTCCACCAAATGGAGCAGTTGCTGGTGATTTGGTACACTGTGAAGGCTACCCAAGGGAGCCAGAACCTGTACTAAACCCCAAGAAGAAGATCTTTGAAACTTGTGCTCCTGACCTTCTCACAAATAATGACAAGGTAGCATGTTATAAAGGAAGTCCATTAGTGGTACAGGGCAAAGGGCCTGTGGTAGCAGCCACTTTAAAAGGAGTCAGTGTAAAATAG